A genome region from Mycolicibacterium litorale includes the following:
- a CDS encoding DUF4097 family beta strand repeat-containing protein: MPEFHTPDPVTAVVEIVAGSVHLAAGERSDTVVEIRPRDPSRASDVRAAEHARVDFRHGKLTVSAGPKFVSLGRGGAVSIDIALPAHSRLQASSASADFTSDGVLGDCRFSSASGAARFDVVEGNIKADTASGDIAAQSVVGNVAIATASGDATFGRLEGDLKFQAASGALTVERLRGAVRAQTASGDVSVAAAVSGDVTVTTSSGDVGLGIPEGTAAKLDVHTRSGSFSNTLDPSGGPADGNEKLVVHARTGSGDISVRRAVGITN, from the coding sequence ATGCCCGAATTCCATACGCCCGACCCCGTGACCGCTGTCGTCGAGATCGTCGCCGGTTCGGTACATCTCGCCGCCGGTGAACGCAGCGACACGGTCGTGGAGATCCGCCCCCGCGATCCTTCCCGCGCCTCCGACGTCCGGGCGGCAGAACACGCGCGTGTCGACTTCCGGCACGGGAAGCTGACCGTGTCCGCCGGGCCGAAGTTCGTGTCACTCGGGAGAGGTGGCGCCGTCTCGATCGACATTGCGCTGCCGGCACATTCGCGGCTACAGGCCTCGTCGGCCTCCGCCGACTTCACCAGCGACGGCGTTCTCGGCGACTGCCGCTTCTCCTCGGCCAGCGGCGCCGCGCGCTTCGACGTCGTCGAAGGAAACATCAAAGCGGACACCGCCTCTGGTGACATCGCCGCACAGAGCGTGGTCGGCAACGTCGCCATCGCGACGGCGTCGGGGGATGCCACCTTCGGTCGGCTCGAGGGCGACCTCAAGTTCCAGGCCGCCAGTGGCGCATTGACCGTCGAGCGTCTGCGCGGAGCGGTGAGGGCTCAGACGGCATCCGGAGACGTTTCAGTTGCCGCGGCCGTCAGCGGCGACGTCACCGTGACGACCAGCAGCGGCGACGTCGGGCTGGGCATACCGGAGGGCACGGCAGCCAAGCTGGATGTCCACACCCGCTCCGGCTCCTTCTCCAACACCCTCGACCCGTCGGGCGGTCCGGCCGACGGCAACGAGAAGCTCGTCGTTCACGCCCGCACCGGTTCCGGCGACATCTCCGTGCGCCGGGCGGTCGGCATCACGAACTGA
- the rfbB gene encoding dTDP-glucose 4,6-dehydratase codes for MARLLVTGGAGFIGSNFVHHVIEHTAYEVIVLDKLTYAGNRASLAGLPEERVSFVQGDIADGGLVDDLVTAADAVVHYAAESHNDNSLSDPQPFLNTNIIGTFTLLESVRKHGTRMHHVSTDEVYGDLALDDPARFTEETPYNPSSPYSSTKAGSDLLVRAWVRSFGVAATISNCSNNYGPYQHVEKFIPRQITNVLRGHRPKLYGDGRNVRDWIHADDHSSAVLSILENGRIGETYLIGADGERDNKSVVEAILTLMGLPADAYDHVNDRAGHDMRYAIDYTKLRNELNWHPLYRDFERGLQATIDWYRTNEDWWLPAKAATEALYARAGQ; via the coding sequence GTGGCTCGATTGCTCGTCACGGGCGGCGCCGGATTCATAGGCTCCAACTTCGTACACCATGTTATTGAACACACCGCCTATGAGGTAATTGTCTTAGACAAGCTGACGTATGCAGGAAACCGAGCGTCGCTCGCGGGCCTCCCAGAAGAACGGGTGTCGTTTGTGCAAGGCGATATTGCCGACGGCGGTTTAGTGGACGATCTGGTGACCGCTGCCGACGCGGTAGTGCACTACGCCGCCGAGTCGCACAACGATAATTCGCTCTCGGACCCGCAGCCTTTCCTGAACACCAACATTATCGGCACATTCACCTTATTAGAGTCCGTACGCAAGCACGGCACACGTATGCATCACGTCTCCACCGACGAGGTTTACGGCGATCTGGCCCTCGACGATCCAGCCCGATTTACCGAGGAAACACCGTACAATCCTTCGTCGCCATACTCGTCAACAAAGGCGGGCAGCGACCTCTTGGTACGCGCGTGGGTCCGATCTTTTGGTGTGGCGGCGACAATATCCAACTGCTCGAACAATTACGGTCCGTACCAACACGTCGAGAAATTCATACCTCGACAGATCACCAACGTATTGCGTGGCCATCGACCCAAATTATACGGCGACGGACGCAACGTGCGCGACTGGATTCATGCTGACGACCACTCCTCGGCCGTGCTATCGATCCTTGAGAACGGACGCATTGGTGAGACGTATCTCATCGGCGCCGACGGAGAGAGGGACAACAAGTCGGTGGTCGAGGCGATCCTGACCCTGATGGGCCTGCCCGCGGATGCTTATGACCATGTCAACGATCGCGCTGGTCACGACATGCGGTACGCCATCGACTACACCAAGCTCCGCAACGAATTAAATTGGCATCCGTTATATCGAGACTTCGAACGCGGTCTTCAAGCAACCATAGATTGGTACCGCACTAATGAGGACTGGTGGTTGCCCGCAAAGGCAGCGACTGAAGCTCTCTATGCCAGAGCCGGTCAGTGA
- a CDS encoding histidine kinase: MDLQPYVDNVRHELAVAAAAGGPEAEALAERLTAPLDSALRLALLEVLSEAAEHLTQRLAPGSVEVRLRGRDPEFAVTTAPDPEPELPVAPPSDSDDAGGTWRVTLRLPESMRPAVESAARRAGVSVNAWLVRAVSGAFGDAAPTRRPTSHTDKSFSGWVR, from the coding sequence ATGGACTTGCAGCCGTACGTCGACAACGTGCGCCACGAGCTCGCCGTCGCCGCCGCAGCCGGTGGTCCCGAGGCGGAAGCCCTCGCTGAGCGGCTGACCGCGCCCTTGGACTCGGCCCTCCGGCTGGCGCTGCTCGAAGTGCTCTCCGAGGCCGCGGAACACCTCACACAACGCTTGGCCCCGGGATCGGTGGAGGTGCGGCTGCGTGGCCGGGATCCCGAATTCGCCGTGACGACGGCGCCCGACCCCGAACCAGAACTTCCCGTCGCGCCGCCGTCGGACAGTGACGATGCCGGCGGCACGTGGCGCGTCACCCTGAGGCTGCCGGAGAGCATGAGACCCGCGGTCGAATCGGCCGCCCGGCGCGCCGGGGTCTCGGTCAACGCCTGGCTGGTCCGCGCCGTGTCCGGTGCGTTCGGCGACGCGGCGCCCACGCGGCGACCGACTTCGCACACCGATAAATCGTTCAGCGGCTGGGTCCGCTGA
- a CDS encoding alpha/beta fold hydrolase, with the protein MQVREGKAPSGDLQIHYEDMGNPGDPAVLLIMGLGAQLLFWREEFCRKLVDQGLRVIRYDNRDVGLSSHFDGQRTRGSQIGNMVRSVLGVKSPSVYTLEDMADDAAALLDHLGIDQAHIVGGSMGGMIAQIFAARHAERTKTLAVIFSSNNQPFLPPPGPRQLLAVITGPSPNSPREVIIENSIRVSKIIGSPGYPSTDDKLRADAVAFYDRAFYPQGIARQFNAITGSGSLLRYNKQTKVPTVVIHGKADKLMRPSGGKAIAKAIPNARLVLFDGMGHELPEPLWDDVVGELKTTFAERP; encoded by the coding sequence TTGCAGGTCCGTGAAGGTAAGGCACCGTCGGGGGATCTGCAGATCCACTACGAGGACATGGGCAATCCCGGCGATCCGGCCGTCCTGCTCATCATGGGCCTCGGCGCGCAGCTGTTGTTCTGGCGTGAGGAGTTCTGCCGCAAGCTCGTCGACCAGGGGTTGCGGGTGATCCGCTACGACAACCGCGACGTCGGGCTGTCCAGCCATTTCGACGGTCAGCGCACCAGGGGCTCGCAGATCGGCAACATGGTCCGCTCGGTGCTGGGCGTCAAGAGCCCGTCGGTGTACACGCTCGAGGACATGGCCGACGACGCCGCCGCCCTGCTCGACCACCTGGGCATCGACCAGGCGCACATCGTGGGTGGCTCGATGGGCGGGATGATCGCGCAGATCTTCGCCGCCCGCCACGCCGAGCGCACGAAGACGCTCGCGGTGATCTTCTCGTCGAACAACCAGCCGTTCCTGCCGCCGCCCGGGCCGCGGCAGCTGCTGGCCGTGATCACCGGTCCGTCGCCGAACTCGCCGCGTGAGGTGATCATCGAGAACTCGATTCGCGTCAGCAAGATCATCGGCAGCCCCGGCTACCCGTCGACCGACGACAAGCTGCGCGCCGATGCGGTCGCGTTCTACGACCGCGCGTTCTACCCGCAGGGCATCGCCCGGCAGTTCAACGCGATCACCGGCAGCGGCAGCCTGCTGCGCTACAACAAGCAGACCAAGGTCCCGACGGTCGTCATCCACGGTAAAGCCGACAAGTTGATGCGGCCGTCCGGCGGGAAGGCGATCGCCAAGGCAATACCGAATGCGCGGCTGGTGCTGTTCGACGGGATGGGCCACGAGCTGCCCGAGCCGCTGTGGGACGACGTGGTGGGCGAACTCAAGACCACGTTCGCGGAACGACCCTGA
- a CDS encoding ABC1 kinase family protein has protein sequence MSATRKTQHREVARLDRVPLPVEAARFGATGWQITRTGARVVTNLRGRGNLSQKIIKQVPQTFADLGPTYVKFGQIIASSPGAFGESLSKEFRSLLDRVPPANPEQVAKLLREELGDDPKNLYQSFDDKPFASASIAQVHYATLHSGEEVVVKIQRPGIRRRVAADLQILKRGARLVEFAKLGQRLSAQDVVADFADNLAEELDFRLEAQSMDAWVAHMHASPLGKNIRVPQVYWDLTSERVLTMERVSGIRIDDAAAIRKAGFDGTELVKALLFSLFEGGLRHGLFHGDLHAGNLYIDNDGKIVFFDFGIMGRIDPRTRWLLRELVYALLVKKDHAAAGKIVVMMGAVGTVKPEAEAARDLEKFATPLTMKSLGDMSYAEIGKQLSALADAYDVKLPRELVLIGKQFLYVERYMKLLAPKWQMMSDPQLTGYFANFMVDISREHKEEELEV, from the coding sequence ATGAGTGCCACACGAAAGACCCAGCACCGAGAGGTTGCCAGACTGGACCGGGTGCCGTTGCCGGTCGAGGCTGCCCGCTTCGGCGCGACCGGGTGGCAGATCACCCGCACCGGCGCCCGTGTCGTGACGAACCTGCGCGGACGCGGCAACCTCTCGCAGAAGATCATCAAGCAGGTTCCGCAGACCTTCGCCGATCTCGGACCCACCTACGTCAAGTTCGGACAGATCATCGCGTCGAGCCCCGGCGCATTCGGCGAATCGCTGTCCAAGGAGTTCCGCAGCCTGCTCGACCGGGTGCCGCCGGCGAATCCCGAGCAGGTGGCCAAACTACTGCGCGAGGAACTCGGCGACGACCCGAAGAACCTCTACCAGAGCTTCGACGACAAGCCGTTCGCGTCCGCGTCCATCGCGCAGGTGCACTACGCCACCCTGCACAGCGGTGAAGAGGTCGTCGTCAAGATCCAGCGTCCGGGTATCCGCCGCCGGGTGGCCGCGGATCTGCAGATCCTCAAGCGCGGCGCCCGCCTCGTCGAGTTCGCCAAGCTGGGCCAGCGCCTGAGCGCCCAGGACGTCGTGGCCGACTTCGCCGACAACCTCGCCGAGGAACTCGATTTCCGGCTCGAGGCGCAATCCATGGACGCCTGGGTGGCGCACATGCATGCCTCCCCGCTCGGCAAGAACATCCGGGTGCCGCAGGTGTACTGGGATCTGACCAGTGAGCGGGTGCTGACGATGGAGCGCGTCTCGGGCATCCGCATCGACGACGCCGCCGCGATCCGCAAGGCCGGCTTCGACGGCACAGAACTGGTCAAGGCGCTGCTGTTCAGCCTGTTCGAGGGCGGGCTGCGGCACGGGCTGTTCCACGGTGACCTGCACGCCGGGAACCTCTACATCGACAACGACGGCAAGATCGTGTTCTTCGACTTCGGCATCATGGGCCGCATCGATCCGCGGACCCGCTGGCTACTGCGCGAACTGGTGTACGCGCTGCTGGTGAAGAAGGACCACGCCGCCGCGGGCAAGATCGTGGTGATGATGGGCGCGGTCGGCACGGTGAAGCCGGAGGCCGAGGCCGCGAGGGATCTGGAGAAATTCGCCACGCCGCTCACGATGAAATCTCTGGGCGATATGAGCTACGCCGAGATCGGCAAGCAGCTCTCCGCGCTGGCCGACGCCTACGACGTGAAGCTGCCCCGCGAGCTGGTGCTCATCGGGAAGCAGTTCCTTTACGTCGAGCGTTACATGAAGTTGCTGGCGCCGAAGTGGCAGATGATGAGCGATCCGCAGCTGACCGGGTATTTCGCCAACTTCATGGTGGACATCAGCCGCGAGCACAAAGAGGAAGAGCTGGAGGTCTGA
- a CDS encoding PE-PPE domain-containing protein, producing MQKSARAALVVITSIVATIGLWLASAFTAALAFGAIALIVPGTGTHNINPPNAVEGYKENAADRYINPSGVACTSTNGCELLGVDYPASFWPIPLPGWCPGLTCDTWNESVGEGVTNLNSQLAGILNDEANDDEQIIVFGYSQGGAVVSRAMYDIAKLDEATRDRITVVTIGNINNPQGLWSRLSFLRYIPILNVSFGPQLPTDIGVKSTNYSFEYDPVGDAPQYWGNPLAMLNALFAFEYVHGYYLDPTSNGPTDSMPYGYDDASLAAAIAAAPKRVHGNATFVLIPQRGTLPIFMPLVDLGNATGTSAFVDPVVRLLQPVTKLLIDLGYDRNADPGVPRNLSILPFNPFTLNPVQFSADFVEAIIQGIEDAFRGSSMIAVPVPTPSEAESDEPSVLASFNRLAAEPTEDEAPADSQPTAPTTGTAPTDKGETSEGDATVTPLPVEPQESVDPAAGDAVISDDDAAKDEELENDDVVTDNDGGNLEEDASQEETEEVTDDETTVTDNDNEADVKDSTEVDRADAESEKAAA from the coding sequence ATGCAAAAGTCGGCCAGGGCGGCGCTCGTCGTCATCACCTCGATCGTCGCCACCATCGGTCTATGGCTGGCCTCCGCGTTCACCGCGGCGCTCGCCTTCGGTGCGATCGCGCTGATCGTCCCGGGCACCGGGACGCACAACATCAACCCGCCCAACGCCGTTGAGGGTTACAAGGAGAACGCTGCCGACCGCTACATCAACCCGTCCGGCGTCGCCTGCACCTCAACGAACGGCTGTGAACTCCTCGGCGTGGATTATCCCGCCAGCTTCTGGCCCATCCCACTGCCCGGGTGGTGCCCCGGCCTGACCTGCGACACCTGGAACGAGTCGGTGGGGGAGGGCGTCACCAACCTCAACAGCCAGCTCGCCGGCATCCTGAACGATGAGGCCAATGACGACGAACAGATCATCGTCTTCGGCTACTCCCAGGGCGGGGCGGTCGTCTCCCGCGCGATGTACGACATCGCCAAACTCGACGAGGCCACTCGGGACCGCATCACCGTCGTCACCATCGGCAACATCAACAACCCTCAGGGCCTGTGGTCGCGTCTGAGTTTCCTGCGCTACATCCCCATCCTCAACGTCTCCTTCGGGCCGCAGCTGCCCACCGACATCGGCGTGAAGAGCACGAACTACTCCTTCGAATACGACCCCGTCGGCGACGCCCCGCAGTACTGGGGCAACCCACTGGCGATGCTGAACGCCCTCTTCGCGTTCGAATACGTGCACGGCTACTACCTCGACCCCACCAGCAACGGGCCGACCGACTCGATGCCGTACGGCTACGACGACGCCAGCTTGGCGGCTGCCATCGCCGCCGCGCCCAAGCGCGTCCACGGAAACGCCACCTTCGTCCTGATCCCCCAGCGGGGCACCCTGCCGATCTTCATGCCCCTCGTTGACCTCGGAAATGCCACCGGCACATCCGCTTTCGTCGACCCCGTCGTCCGACTGCTGCAGCCGGTCACCAAGCTGCTGATCGACCTCGGTTATGACCGCAACGCCGACCCTGGCGTCCCGCGCAACCTGTCCATCCTCCCGTTCAACCCGTTCACCCTCAATCCGGTGCAGTTCTCCGCCGACTTCGTCGAAGCCATCATCCAGGGGATCGAAGATGCCTTCCGGGGCAGCAGCATGATCGCCGTTCCGGTCCCGACTCCGAGCGAAGCGGAATCCGACGAGCCATCGGTGTTGGCATCGTTCAATCGCCTCGCCGCCGAGCCGACCGAGGACGAAGCGCCGGCCGATTCTCAGCCGACCGCGCCCACGACCGGCACGGCCCCGACCGACAAGGGCGAGACGTCCGAGGGCGATGCCACCGTCACTCCACTTCCCGTCGAACCCCAAGAGTCCGTCGATCCCGCTGCCGGCGACGCAGTCATCTCCGACGATGACGCCGCGAAGGACGAGGAGCTCGAGAACGACGATGTCGTCACCGACAACGATGGGGGCAACCTCGAGGAAGACGCCTCGCAGGAGGAGACCGAGGAAGTCACGGACGACGAAACCACCGTCACCGACAACGACAACGAGGCGGACGTCAAGGACAGCACGGAGGTCGACCGTGCGGACGCAGAGTCCGAAAAGGCCGCTGCCTGA
- a CDS encoding cyclopropane mycolic acid synthase family methyltransferase: MAPSGKLKPHFEDVQAHYDLSDDFFRLFLDPSQMYSCAYFERDDMTLEEAQRAKVDLALGKLGLQPGMTLLDIGCGWGYTMMRAVEKYDVNVIGLTLSKNQHAHVENVFAASDSPRSKQVLLQGWEDFDQPVDRIVSIGAFEHFGRDRWDDFFTMAYRVLPDNGVMLLHTITALTIPQMIERGIPLTFSVARFIKFILTEIFPGGYLPTIELVGEHAAKAGFTLTREQSLQPHYAKTLDHWAEALEAHKDEAIAVQSEEVYDRYMHYLTGCADAFRKGYTDVNQFTLEKK; this comes from the coding sequence ATGGCCCCATCGGGCAAACTGAAGCCACATTTCGAAGACGTCCAGGCGCACTACGACCTGTCCGACGACTTCTTCCGGCTGTTCCTCGACCCCAGCCAGATGTACAGCTGCGCGTACTTCGAGCGGGACGACATGACGCTCGAGGAGGCGCAGCGGGCCAAGGTCGACCTCGCGCTCGGCAAGCTCGGCCTGCAGCCGGGGATGACGCTGCTCGACATTGGCTGCGGGTGGGGTTACACCATGATGCGGGCGGTCGAGAAGTACGACGTCAACGTCATCGGGCTGACGCTGAGCAAGAACCAGCACGCGCACGTCGAGAACGTGTTCGCCGCCTCGGACAGTCCGCGCAGCAAGCAGGTGCTGCTGCAGGGCTGGGAGGACTTCGATCAGCCCGTCGACCGGATCGTGTCGATCGGCGCGTTCGAGCACTTCGGCCGTGACCGCTGGGACGACTTCTTCACCATGGCGTACCGGGTGCTGCCGGACAACGGCGTGATGCTGCTGCACACCATCACGGCGCTGACGATCCCGCAGATGATCGAGCGCGGCATCCCGCTGACGTTCTCGGTCGCGCGGTTCATCAAGTTCATCCTCACCGAGATCTTCCCGGGTGGGTACCTGCCGACGATCGAGCTGGTGGGTGAGCATGCGGCCAAGGCCGGCTTCACGTTGACGCGTGAGCAGTCGCTGCAGCCGCACTACGCCAAGACGCTGGATCACTGGGCGGAGGCGCTGGAAGCGCACAAGGACGAGGCCATCGCGGTGCAGTCCGAAGAGGTGTACGACCGCTACATGCATTACCTGACCGGCTGTGCGGATGCCTTCCGGAAGGGCTACACCGACGTGAATCAGTTCACGCTGGAGAAGAAGTAG
- a CDS encoding PASTA domain-containing protein: MKTRMAATAAALVLSAALSAPQAMAAPSTWEMPDIRGMNLAAAEKAFTAATEGSGLKLTPVNLSGPGEVLNLTNWTVCSQSPKAGGTLRAKSTPAVGVNRPNNC; encoded by the coding sequence ATGAAAACACGCATGGCGGCCACCGCGGCGGCCTTGGTTCTGTCCGCGGCGCTCAGCGCTCCGCAGGCAATGGCAGCACCGTCGACATGGGAGATGCCGGACATCCGCGGGATGAACCTCGCGGCCGCGGAGAAGGCTTTCACTGCGGCGACTGAGGGCAGCGGACTCAAACTCACTCCGGTGAACCTGTCCGGGCCGGGCGAGGTCCTCAACCTCACCAACTGGACGGTCTGCTCGCAGTCCCCGAAGGCAGGCGGCACGCTGCGGGCCAAGTCCACCCCCGCGGTCGGCGTCAACCGGCCCAACAACTGCTGA
- a CDS encoding arsenate reductase/protein-tyrosine-phosphatase family protein: MAERLAVAYLTRARLSGVLVSSAGTRAVVGHPIHDLAAQVLSDLGGETTDFAARLLTPKIASNADLVITMSRYHRDRVLEMAPRQLKKTYTLAEAAELVTEFGPTSIAGLARFRPLLAGDQAPDIPDPIGQGPEAFAKVGRQIVDLLPPIMDLCRISFEG; this comes from the coding sequence ATGGCCGAGCGTCTCGCCGTCGCCTACCTGACACGAGCGCGACTGTCAGGCGTTCTCGTGTCGAGCGCCGGCACTCGCGCTGTGGTGGGACACCCGATCCATGATCTCGCCGCCCAGGTTCTAAGCGACCTAGGGGGCGAAACGACTGACTTCGCGGCTCGTCTGCTAACCCCAAAAATTGCGTCCAACGCTGACCTCGTGATCACCATGTCGCGATACCACCGTGACCGCGTTCTTGAAATGGCTCCGCGCCAACTCAAGAAGACGTACACCCTCGCCGAAGCTGCGGAGCTTGTAACAGAGTTCGGCCCGACGAGCATCGCAGGCCTAGCTCGTTTCCGGCCGCTGCTCGCGGGCGACCAAGCGCCGGACATACCGGACCCGATTGGTCAGGGACCGGAGGCCTTCGCAAAGGTGGGCCGACAAATTGTGGATTTGCTTCCACCCATCATGGACCTTTGCCGAATCTCTTTCGAGGGATGA
- the rfbA gene encoding glucose-1-phosphate thymidylyltransferase RfbA — protein sequence MRGIILAGGSGTRLHPITLGVSKQLIPVYDKPMVYYPLSTLMLAGIDDILVITTPHDADSFERLLGDGSQFGVSITYAQQPSPDGLAQAFTIGADFIRGDTVALVLGDNLLYGPGLGNQLSGYNTINGGAIFAYWVAEPSAYGVVQFDDNGLVVSLEEKPKNPKSNYAVPGLYFYDNDVVAIARDLKPSDRGEYEITDVNRIYLEQNRLRVQVLSRGTAWLDTGTFDQMTDAGDFVRTMERRTGLKIGAPEEIAWRLGLLDDDGLRERAEKLVKSGYGTYLLELLDRGR from the coding sequence GTGAGGGGGATCATTCTCGCGGGCGGCTCCGGCACACGCCTGCATCCAATTACGTTGGGCGTTTCGAAGCAGCTCATTCCGGTCTATGACAAGCCGATGGTGTACTACCCGCTATCGACCCTGATGCTCGCGGGCATTGATGACATCTTGGTAATCACCACGCCACACGACGCCGACAGCTTCGAGCGCCTCCTTGGCGACGGCTCGCAGTTCGGGGTATCGATCACGTACGCGCAGCAACCCTCGCCTGATGGACTGGCGCAGGCATTCACGATTGGAGCTGACTTCATTCGTGGCGATACTGTCGCCCTGGTCTTGGGCGACAACTTGCTGTACGGACCCGGCCTCGGGAACCAACTCAGCGGCTACAACACCATAAACGGTGGAGCAATCTTTGCATACTGGGTTGCAGAACCCTCCGCCTACGGAGTCGTTCAATTTGACGACAACGGTTTAGTCGTCTCGCTGGAGGAGAAGCCAAAGAACCCGAAAAGCAATTACGCAGTGCCGGGCCTTTACTTTTACGACAATGACGTAGTCGCCATCGCACGTGATCTGAAACCGAGTGACCGCGGCGAGTACGAAATAACAGATGTCAATCGAATCTACCTCGAACAGAATAGGTTGAGAGTCCAAGTTCTGTCGCGCGGTACTGCGTGGCTCGACACTGGAACGTTCGATCAGATGACTGACGCTGGCGATTTCGTGCGAACGATGGAAAGGCGAACGGGGCTGAAGATCGGAGCGCCCGAGGAAATCGCTTGGAGGCTGGGCCTCTTAGATGATGACGGGCTCCGCGAGCGTGCAGAGAAGCTGGTGAAATCTGGCTACGGCACTTACCTGCTCGAACTGCTAGATCGGGGGCGCTAG
- a CDS encoding cyclopropane mycolic acid synthase family methyltransferase: protein MSDNSTGTKDLIPHFEDIQAHYDLSDDFFGVFQDPTRKYSCAYFTGPNVTLSEAQIANVDQHLDRLDLKPGMTLLEVGCGWGLTLARAMEKYDVNVIGLTLSKNQQAYCNKLLAGLNSERTFDVRLEGWEQFHSPVDRIVSIEAFEHFGFERYDDYFKTCFEIMPDDGRMTVQSSCGYHPNDLQARGKKLTFELARFAKFIHEVIFPGGRIPTTQMMVEHGEKAGFVVPETLSLRNHYIKTLGIWAARLEHHKDEAIAAAGEEHYNDYMRYLTGCQYYFVDEALDVSLVTYLKPGAAAA from the coding sequence ATGTCTGACAACTCAACGGGCACCAAGGATCTGATACCTCACTTCGAGGACATCCAGGCCCACTACGACCTCTCGGACGATTTCTTCGGCGTCTTCCAAGACCCGACGCGCAAGTACAGCTGTGCGTACTTCACCGGGCCGAACGTCACGCTGTCCGAAGCACAGATCGCCAATGTCGATCAGCATCTGGACCGTCTGGATCTCAAGCCCGGCATGACGCTGCTCGAGGTAGGCTGCGGCTGGGGCCTGACGCTCGCGCGGGCGATGGAGAAGTACGACGTCAACGTCATCGGCCTGACGCTGTCGAAGAACCAGCAGGCGTACTGCAACAAGCTGCTCGCGGGGCTGAACAGCGAGCGGACGTTCGACGTGCGGCTGGAAGGCTGGGAACAGTTCCACTCCCCCGTCGACCGTATCGTGTCGATCGAGGCGTTCGAGCACTTCGGGTTCGAGCGTTACGACGACTACTTCAAGACGTGCTTCGAGATCATGCCCGACGACGGCCGCATGACGGTGCAGAGCAGCTGCGGCTACCACCCCAATGACCTGCAGGCCCGCGGCAAGAAGCTGACCTTCGAACTGGCGCGGTTCGCCAAGTTCATCCACGAGGTGATCTTCCCCGGCGGTCGCATCCCGACGACCCAGATGATGGTGGAACACGGCGAGAAGGCCGGGTTCGTGGTGCCGGAGACGCTGTCCCTGCGCAACCACTACATCAAGACGCTGGGCATCTGGGCCGCGCGCCTCGAGCACCACAAGGACGAGGCCATCGCCGCCGCCGGCGAGGAGCACTACAACGACTACATGCGGTACCTGACGGGCTGCCAGTACTACTTCGTCGACGAGGCGCTCGACGTCAGCCTGGTCACCTATCTGAAGCCGGGCGCTGCGGCCGCCTAG